The genomic region AATACAGCACGACCGGTAGCGTCACCAGCATTGAACTCCAGCGCAGCCAATTTTCCTGCACCAATGTCAACTCGGAAAAGGCATCAAAATACAAGCCGAACGCGTACATCATCGACTGCATCATGCCAAAGCCGGCAACGGCCAATCGTTTCAGCAAATAACGCTGCTCTTCGGCGAGCGCGGTTTCCATCGCATCGGCGGAGAACGGTACCGCCTGATAACCGATTTGATGCAGTGCTGACAACAATGACACCATATCGGTTTCGCCACCGCACCAATGCAAGGTCAGTTTGCGATCGCTCAGTTGCACCTGCACCTGGCTGACGCCCGGTAGTTGTCGCAAATGGCGTTCGATCAACCAAGCGCAAGCCGGGCATTGCAGTTGCTCGACAAAAAAATCGGCCTCGGTATTGTCGCCATCATGCTGCACGATACCGGCATCTTCGGCGCTGCGGGCAAGCGCTTGCCACAAAGCTTCTGGTGGTGCCGCATCGGAGCGGCTCGCCGGTTGCGCGCGGTGCTGGTAATAACTGTCGAGACCTGCCGCGAAAATGGTTTCAGCCACTGCCTTGCAGCCCGCGCAACAAAACGGCAGCGCTTGCTCGTTTTGCTTCAGCATAAACTGCTGACCGGTCAACACCGGTTCATGGCAATGGAAACAGACGCTCATCGACTACAGCACCTCGGGTTGCAGCAGATTGATGCTATCGGCTTGCCACTGGCCGCGCAGTCGCCAACGCGCATCCTCGGGGCTCAACTCGGCATAGCCACGCCAATCGTCGTGCGCTGACCATTGCGCTTGAAACTGGAACGGGCCTACTCGGCGCAGTTCGATATGTTGATCCTGTTCTTCCTGAGTTGGATGAAACAGTTTCAGTTGCAGCGTATCGCCAACGGTTTCGACATCGTTACCCGCCAACATGATCACAATCTGGTTTTCGGCAATGAAGCCATTGGCCTTCAGCCCCATTGACTTTGCGCGTTGATCAGCCTGTTGCAAACGATTGAAGCTCATGCCTTTCTTATAATAGTCGTCGGTAACCATGTCATCCTGATTGATCAGGGCGATGGCCAGTGTCGACAAACCGGCAACAACAGAGGAGGCGGGCAGCAGCCACAGCAGCAGCCAAGGTAGGGCAAACCAGTTAACGCGCTTTTCGTTACTCATCGTGACCTCATATTGCCTGGTTTGACAAAGTTACTGGTTTCCACCACTTCAACCGTCTGATCCTGTTGGTCGGTGATGATAAATCGCACTTCCGAAGAGATATCTTTCAACTCATACGGGTCCATGCGCAAGCGTAGCGGCAAGGAGGCAATGGCACCAGACTCGACGCTGATTGTGGTATCGCCAATCAACTGATGGGTGACCGGTGCTTCCACACGCACCATGTACTGATGCGGCTGTTGATCCAGATTCATGATCTTCAACGTGTAGATATTTTCGACCAAGCCTTCATCGGTCAGTGAATACAGCTTGCCGCGATCTTTCAATATATCGACCCGTAGCGGCGAGCGCATGCTCAACGCGACGACAAACAACACCAGCAAGGTAAAAAGCAGCGCTCCATAAATCAGAATGCGCGGACGCATGATGCGGGTGCGATGTTCGGTTTCGTTGCGTTCGGTTGTGTAACGAATCAGGCCACGCGGGTAGGACATCTTGTCCATGATTTCATCGCAGGCATCAATGCAGGCGGCGCAGGCGATGCATTCAATCTGCAAGCCATCGCGAATATCAATGCCAGTCGGGCAAACATGCACGCATTGTTTGCAGTCGATGCAATCGCCGAGTGTCTGGCCGTCAACCACCGCATCTCTTTTGCGCGCACCACGCGGTTCGCCACGTTTTGGGTCGTAGGCGATGACCAGCGTATCGCGGTCAAACATTGCTCCCTGGAAACGAGCGTATGGGCACATGTAAATACAGACCTGTTCGCGCAGCTTGCCGGCATTGCCGTAGGTGGCAAAGCTGTAGAACAACACCCAGAACCAGGCCCAGCCACCGAGCGTGCCGGCCAGTATTTCAGTCGACAACTCACGAATGGGCACGAAGTAGCCAACGAAGGTATAACCGGTCGCCAACGCAAACAGAATCCACAGAGTATGTTTGGCGGTTTTCTTGCGAATTTTCTCTATGCTGAGCGGCGCCTTGTCGAGCCGCATACGGGCATTGCGATCACCTTCAGTGATTCGCTCCATCCATAAAAAGGCTTTGGTCCAGACCGTTTGCGGACAGGCATAACCGCACCAGAGTCGACCGGCCAGTGCGGTGAAAAAGAACAGGCTCAAGGCCGCCAGGATCAGCAGCCAGGACAGAAAAATGAAATCCTGTGGCCAAAGTGTCAGGCCAAACAAATGAAATTTTCGATTCGGTAAATCGAACAGAATCGCCTGACGATCATTCCAGGTCAGCCACGGCGCCAAATAATACCAGCCGAGCAGCAACCACATGGATGCGGTACGCAGCTTGGCGAAAACGCCGGAGATCTTTTTCGGATAGATCTTCGGCGGTTTGACGTACAGTTCCTGAACGGGAATGCGCTCGGTCATCATTCACTCTACAGCAGAAAACCCGGGCCGACTGGCGGCCCGGGTTTTGGTTTATTCGGAAGCTTTTTGCTCAGACAGCGAATAGACATACGCCGCCAGCAGATGCACCCGTTCTTCGCCAAGCAATTGCTCGAAGGCCGGCATCTGACCGCTGCGTCCGTGCTCAATGGTGTCGGTAATCGCTGCGTGACTGCCACCATACAACCAGGTGTTGTCGGTCAGGTTTGGTGCCCCGAGTTGATCGTTGCCCTTACCTTCAGCGCCGTGACAAGCCGCGCACAGTGTCGCGAATTTGTCTTTGCCCTGTTCGGCCAATTGTCGATCATGATCGCGATTGGCCAGCGACAACACGTAGTGACGCAAAGCGATGCGAGCTTTCTCGTCGGTGGTTTCCTTGAAGCCCGGCATCATGCCGGTACGGCCATTCAGAATCGACTGCTTGATTTGCTCCGGCTTGCCGCCGTAAAGCCAATCGCTATCGGTCAGGTTCGGGAAGCCCGGTGTACCTTGGGCATCAGATCCGTGGCAGACCGCACAATTCACCCCGAACAGACGCTGACCCATACCGATAGCTTCGGGATCTTTGGCCAAATCAGGAATACTGCGCTGGGCGAGGGCGTTGTACATCGGTTCGATGACCGCATTCACCTTTTGCACTTCCTCTTTGTACTGACCTTCCTGTGACCAGTTCAAATAACCTTTGAAATGACCGAGGCCAGGATAAAGCAGCAGATAAATTACCGAGAAAATGATCGTGATGTAGAACAACCACAGCCACCAGCGTGGTAGTGGATTGTTGTACTCCTCAATGCCGTCATAGGCATGATTGACTTTGCCATCGGTCTCGTCGGTTTTCAGGTTTTTGGTCCAGACCAGCAACCACCAGCAGCCGATAATATTCAGCACAACAATGGCAATGATATAGAGACTAACACCCAAACTCATATCACTGTTCCTTCTTCGAAGTGGTGGACGCACGGCCGGCGTTTTCTTTCGGTTCGTCGAGTGCCAGGCGTGCGGCTTCATCAAAACGTTTTTTTCGCGACGGGCTGTAGGCCCACCATGCTATGCCAAGGAACAGCACCAGCCAGATGACGGTCATGATGCCGCGTAATAATCCCGCTTCCATATGACTTACCTCTTGCTCTTGATCGTGGTGCCGAGGCCCTGCAGATAGGCGATCAGCGCATCCATTTCGGTTTTGCCTTTTACCGCGTCAGCAGCGCCATTGATGTCTTCGTCGCTGTAGGGCACGCCGAGTGTTTTCATTGCGCGCATTTTGGCGGCGGTTTCGCTGCCATCGAGCACATTGACTTCCAGCCACGGAAAGCTCGGCATGTTCGATTCCGGCACCACGATGCGAGGGTTGATCAAGTGCACGCGATGCCATTCATCACTGTAACGGCCACCAACACGGGCGAGATCCGGGCCGGTACGCTTCGAACCCCAGAGGAACGGATGTTCCCAGACAAATTCGCCGGCCAGAGAATAGTGTCCATAACGTTCCGTCTCGGCGCGGAATGGACGAATCATCTGGGTGTGACAGACATGGCAGCCTTCGCGAATGTACACATCACGACCTTCGAGCTGCAGCGCAGTCCATGGTTTCAGTCCTTCCACCGGTTCTGTCGTGTCTTTCAGAAAGAACAGCGGAACGATTTCGGCCAGACCGCCAAAACTGATGACGATGACAATGATCAGGGCCATCAAGCCGACATTTTTTTCAACAATTTCGTGCTTCATGATCTCTGCCTCAACCCGGTTGCGGAATCTTTCTGGTCACTTCATTGGCATGCGGCGAACCGGCCAGCGTGCGAACGACGTTGTAGACCATGATCAACATGCCGGCGAAAAACATCAGGCCGCCTAGCAAACGCACCAAATAATAGGGATGTTTGGCCTTCAGCGATTCAACAAAGGTGTAAACCAGCGTGCCGTCCGGGTTGGCATCCCGCCACATCAAACCTTCCATGACACCGGCAATCCACATCGAACTGATGTACAAAACGATG from Permianibacter aggregans harbors:
- a CDS encoding FixH family protein; its protein translation is MSNEKRVNWFALPWLLLWLLPASSVVAGLSTLAIALINQDDMVTDDYYKKGMSFNRLQQADQRAKSMGLKANGFIAENQIVIMLAGNDVETVGDTLQLKLFHPTQEEQDQHIELRRVGPFQFQAQWSAHDDWRGYAELSPEDARWRLRGQWQADSINLLQPEVL
- the ccoG gene encoding cytochrome c oxidase accessory protein CcoG; the encoded protein is MTERIPVQELYVKPPKIYPKKISGVFAKLRTASMWLLLGWYYLAPWLTWNDRQAILFDLPNRKFHLFGLTLWPQDFIFLSWLLILAALSLFFFTALAGRLWCGYACPQTVWTKAFLWMERITEGDRNARMRLDKAPLSIEKIRKKTAKHTLWILFALATGYTFVGYFVPIRELSTEILAGTLGGWAWFWVLFYSFATYGNAGKLREQVCIYMCPYARFQGAMFDRDTLVIAYDPKRGEPRGARKRDAVVDGQTLGDCIDCKQCVHVCPTGIDIRDGLQIECIACAACIDACDEIMDKMSYPRGLIRYTTERNETEHRTRIMRPRILIYGALLFTLLVLFVVALSMRSPLRVDILKDRGKLYSLTDEGLVENIYTLKIMNLDQQPHQYMVRVEAPVTHQLIGDTTISVESGAIASLPLRLRMDPYELKDISSEVRFIITDQQDQTVEVVETSNFVKPGNMRSR
- the ccoP gene encoding cytochrome-c oxidase, cbb3-type subunit III, which translates into the protein MSLGVSLYIIAIVVLNIIGCWWLLVWTKNLKTDETDGKVNHAYDGIEEYNNPLPRWWLWLFYITIIFSVIYLLLYPGLGHFKGYLNWSQEGQYKEEVQKVNAVIEPMYNALAQRSIPDLAKDPEAIGMGQRLFGVNCAVCHGSDAQGTPGFPNLTDSDWLYGGKPEQIKQSILNGRTGMMPGFKETTDEKARIALRHYVLSLANRDHDRQLAEQGKDKFATLCAACHGAEGKGNDQLGAPNLTDNTWLYGGSHAAITDTIEHGRSGQMPAFEQLLGEERVHLLAAYVYSLSEQKASE
- a CDS encoding cbb3-type cytochrome oxidase subunit 3 yields the protein MEAGLLRGIMTVIWLVLFLGIAWWAYSPSRKKRFDEAARLALDEPKENAGRASTTSKKEQ
- the ccoO gene encoding cytochrome-c oxidase, cbb3-type subunit II, with product MKHEIVEKNVGLMALIIVIVISFGGLAEIVPLFFLKDTTEPVEGLKPWTALQLEGRDVYIREGCHVCHTQMIRPFRAETERYGHYSLAGEFVWEHPFLWGSKRTGPDLARVGGRYSDEWHRVHLINPRIVVPESNMPSFPWLEVNVLDGSETAAKMRAMKTLGVPYSDEDINGAADAVKGKTEMDALIAYLQGLGTTIKSKR